The sequence below is a genomic window from Coffea arabica cultivar ET-39 chromosome 8e, Coffea Arabica ET-39 HiFi, whole genome shotgun sequence.
CCTAAACTGCAATCAAGTAACACTTTGCCCTTGGAATCAAAATATCTGTATGGTTTGCCCCTCTatgggaaaaataaaaataaaaaaaaatcaaccattCTATTAAGCTTTCCATCTAAAATTTCGATAAAATGCCTTTAAATAATAGATTTGTGGATAATGGTACATTTAAGTGAGGATATGgaatgatttattgaatgaaaaaaaaaaaaccatactAAGGTCACATGATATAAAGATATTCTTTTATaaatatatcacttttgtgtaGTTTGATTTTTGAAGTAATTAACCTTTACAGTTAAGTACCATTTCTAccaagttatatatatatatatatatatattagtttggtattataataatattttttttccctatctTATAAAGGTGCTTCCTAAAGCTGTACGATGCTTATAGCTGAAATGCATAAATCAAAGAAAGTGTGAAATACAATAACATATTTCTTGAATGGCTATATAAAACCTAAAGAAATAGTTCCCTTggaaaaaaattagagaaattTATGATGACATGGCATTTAGATTCTTATTGAGTACATAGATAAAATATTTGCaacaaattttattcaaaaggTTAAGAGATTTAATTGCATCATCAACGATAAACTTGTTGATGtttaattttctctcttttctattACTATGATAAGAAAATGattttgaatatatatatatatattgtcggCGTATCTATTATtggtattttaaaaataatgctGCTAGTAGGCTACGTGGCAAATGTCTATTGGTGactttttatatattttggacCAATGacgaaaaaaagaaatcaataaTTTATTGTTTATTCGTAAAAGCTGTTCTCAAGGAAAAAAACGACACTAAACATGGAAACCAACTGCCGTTATTTTAATCCGctgtattctttttcttttgtcagCACCCAATATATTAGTAGTATTGTAACGTAGTAGTAATTACCATCCAAAAAGCCTGCAAACAAacccagaaagaaagaaaccagagaAGTAGAATTGTCTCGGTCCATCTATTGGTCACCTCCCGACTCCGAAAGCCGAACCATAGCCCCCCACCGCCACATGACATCACTCAGCCCTTTTAGTTCCCTTCTGCGCCAATCAACAACCAAAATTTGCACAAACAACCCATGCCATGCATAATTTGCTTggagaattttatttttttaaaaaatatatcatAACGTCGTAAATAGCGTAACAAATACTATAATGAAGTCTGTTCTTCAGTATACAACACACGCTTTGCGCTACTACAAGAAGAAGCATGTTTTgattgctatatatatatattaagaaaaattttatgtATACACTACTTATTAGTTATTATATCTTTTTTCACTTCATATAAATTACATCgtcattattattatataatatacttTTTCGAGATTCTATAATTACATGTGCATTAGAACTGTAGACTAGATTTTATCTTAATGCTAGTATTAGGAATGTAGTGAAAAATATTGATATATGCACtccatattttattatttatacaCTTACCATTTATTATATCATAtaatttgataaatgaaaattatataataaaaataataataataatacaagtAACGTTTTCAAATATAGAAATGAAATACTAGCACTAGTAAGTAGTGGTGctaattgggaaaaaaaatggaaggtaATAGTAGTAATATTATACTACTGTAATAAACAAATTGCATAACACCTTTCCCgagaaaaaatcaaaaaaaaaattgcataaaaagACACACACGTAACAGGTAGTAGTAGTAAGTAACAAACACAcaattcatttcattcactttGCCCGGTTGCCCCCTcttcccctccccctccccctccccgcCCCCACCCACACAAAAACAAGCCACAATCCCTTCACTCTCCTAGTAGTCGCAGGAGGAGTATATATATTCTATGCAAACCACGCCCCTCTCCTCATCCCCACATTCTCTCTCGTCTGTCTCCCTCCACCCCCGGCCACCCTCCTCTTCTTCCCTGTCCATGTAATTACTCCGTATCCGCTTTACTtaactcttcctcctcctctcctGCGTCTCACCACCACTCCGGCATCCACCACCTCAGTCCCTTGGAGCTCGAAGAGTTTAGATTTTAATATGAAGGACGACTGGGTCACCGCTGCGTTATTCGATGACTCCGTCGTGGCCGAGCTTCTTTCTCGTCTCAAGCAATCTTCTTCaccttcttcctcctccttttcCTGCCAGCCGCCCAAGCCGCTCTGCCTCCCGTTTGGATGGGGCCACCGCCAGCCCAGGTCCAAGCCCACCGCCACCAAGAAGGACTCCACCACCAATACTGCTCCTACTACCACCAGGTGTAGCCCCACCACGCCTCTCTCCTGGAGCGGCGGCGCTGCCTCCCCCAGCGACGGTGCCTATGACGACTGCTCCACCCGCCCCCTGCTctccacctcctcctcctcctccgatCCATCCAGATCCAAGGTTTGTATCATCTccttccctctccctctccctctctctcctctGCCTGGATTCTCGTCCGAGTTTCTACGACGGCTCAGGTTTCTGGCCTGCTGGTCCTTTAACTGACCTACCCGCTTATTCCTTCTCGACAAAATATCCGTAATTGGGTCTTTTTTGGGTCATCTTCCTCTCGGACCTATTCGAGCACCGATGACTGTGTGTTTTTTGAGCTGTGTTTTCTGAAACTCTAGCTTTTCCGATCAGTAGCTCCTGTCATTGGGTTTTATTCCATCTCCTTCGTTATTCTGCTGGTACCAGTATTCAATGAGCAACCCCTGGTTCTTTTTTTTAGTTTCCCAGGTTTTGACGTCAGCTTTCCGGGAATGAGCAACCCCTATCTGGGTTAGGATCTGATGTCAGTAGTGGTTTGGGTGGACACTGGACAGGGGGGTGGTGAAAAAATTTTCACCCAGGTCACAGCGGCTGACTAAACTGCCCTTACGGAGTTATGGTTGGTtggttgtgttttttttttttttttttttttggggtgtggGTGTGGGGAGGTGGTGGGAGTCTGGGAGTTTCTTTATTTATCTTTTCTAGCTTTCAAGAAGCCGAAAGGACATTCCTTTCCCATTTTTCCCGCAATTGAAAGCCCCATTTATttcggcttttttttttttcaaaaattctgagAGCCAACAAGGGGCCATTGGAATACGCTTCCTTGTGGGTTTCTTCCCAATACCGCTATGTGGGAGATTAGTAGAGTCTGAGATTGGATTAGGgagggacttttttttttttttttttttaaggaaggAGGGAGGGAAGGGTGGAGGGGGTTTGTTGAGTCATGGCGGTTCATCCGAGTATTTAGCGCAATCTCAATCAGCTTATCGGTCTGGGGGTCGTTGTCGATTTctgtttcttttgcttttattactatttgatttttttgggggggggggggggggtgggggtgggggtgtTAAATGAGGAAGGAGGAGGGGTAAAGTTGGTAATTAGCAGCTGAGTTGACGAGAGTGACCACCTTGTTTTTTGACCAATACCCGTGGGGGAGGGCATTTTGGTCAGATTAGGTTGTCATGGCAGAATTTGGACTGGATCTGGGAGTCCGGCGGAGTTCGcgtgttggggggggggggggaggattTGGTGGTGCGGTCAGTTTTAAGTGGGGGTTTGAGTGATATATATCACACTAGTACGTATTTAAGTAGGGGTAGTGGGTGTAATATATTGGTTGCTGGTATGAATTGGATGGGGACGAAAATGGTCTGGGTCTGGGGGAGGTTAAGATTCCCTCACGTGAGATAGATAACGAGGAGGAGGAGCAGCAGCAGCTTCTGAGcttggattttctttcttttattattatcaGCTATGAGAAACTGAAAGTGGATCCACACACACTACTCTATTATTGTTGATTCTCCAATCCGCCAATTGccggtttttttttatttatttcaataaAATCCGGTTTGGtgtaaaaacaaaaaactagtAGTACCTACTTTCGACCTTTTAATGGTAGTGTATTTTTTTGCCTCTCTCTTTTCCCAGTTGAGTCTAACTTTCTCGGAAGGGGAACGACATTAGAGCATGTGGTGGGAATGAGAAATGGAGGCGTTGATGGCCGGAAGGGGAAGTCGGAgtggttttttatttttatttttgggggcGGATCGGGCGAGGAAGTTTCTTAAAGCGCAGGAGAGACTAGTGATGAGGGGTCCATTGGTCACAAAGATGAGTAGGAGTTTTCTACAAATGGGAGGTGTGGTGTGTCATCTTATGATGAGTAGTAGTAGTACTAAGTACCTGCTGGACGACGtcgtcctcctcctcctcctcctcttcttcttctgagTTCTGCTGACTTGTGCGGTGTACTAAAATTATCTTCCTTTAGTCCCTGGGGGGGAGGGGATGATTGGTGATGACAGGGTCAGGGTGGTCCCCCACTCCGTCACGgccatatatacatatatatataatgagtCTAGATTTTGACGAAGAGCAGACGCTGGCGTCGTCCAAGTACACGATGATATTAATGAAGTTGGTTTTCCATCCACTTGAAAAGAGTAATAACTAATCAGTGGAATGAAAATGAATTCTCCGGGAGGGTGACTTGTGATTAACGGATGTCTGAGAATCTTATCTGGTGTccaaaaagtaaacaaaaaaagagaggagTGAAACAGTCTGTTAAAGCCTGATTCCTAAGCTAATATCTAATAAGATTCTCGGAtctctccccctctccctcTTTGTGTATTTCACAGTCCCAACTCCATTCCTTATCCATGTAACACAGTAGTCCAACTTTCAACTTTTCTCCCTTTCGGCTTTCCCAGATGTCGACCACCCACACTGTCGGCTCCTCtctgtttcttttcattttgggaTGGATTATTACACACTCTGACTCTGTATGGAGGATTGTTAACATGGGCTGGCTTCCTCCTGACGCTGCTCTgcttagctttcttttgttaGATATATTCACTTCCTTCTTTTCCAATCCACGGTTGAATCGGttggtgattttttttccccacGTACTAATTGAAATGTCTCTGATCATGGTGTATGATATTTGTGTATTTTGCAGGGTGCTTTTGCCATTGACGCCGCCAACGTCTACAGCAACAACAAGAAATCAAAGAAGAAGAGGGTAATAATTCCTTCATTTTTTGGGAACCTCATAATAAGTAACTCCGATTGCATTCCCATCTACGCATCAAAACTACTTCTTTTAtaccctcgttcattcattttctaataggGAAcactttttcccattttttagACATTCGCGGAGCTTAAAGAGGAAGAGGATTTGCTATTGAAGGAGAGAGTGACTCTTAAGAGGGTATGTTCCCTTCCCTTACCTCCGTTATTCATGACTGCCTATCCTCCCTCCCTACTATTCTGGAGTTTTTATATGCTTACACTAATTCTACCGTTAGTCTGAACTTCTGTTATTTGTTTTACTAGGAACTGGCATCCTTGCACGTCACACTCGAGGAACAGAAAGCCAGGAGTGAGAACCTGAAGAGATTCAAGGTACGTTCTGCTCTACTTTGCTATGTtcaagttcatttttttttttttttaaaaaaaaaagttgattcTGTTTCGGCCATCCTCAATATTCTGGTGATTTTTAGGAAGATGAAATGCCATCCTACTTTTAGAAAATCTCTCTGGAGAGTTGGGTAATTCTGCATTTGCTGATTTTGCAGATTGACCTAAATCTACAAACGTCAGGTGAGATGTGCGGAACAACAGGGGGTGACGGACAGGTTGTGGATCCTATTAAGTGCAGTGAGATGGAAGTATCAACCGGTGACCACGCTCATCATCCATCCATGCCACGATTTGCAGTGCAGGATGGGTTTGTATCATCAGGTTCCAGCAGAGTAGAAACGGATGTTGATTTGCAGGAGAGTTGCTTTGTCCTACCTGATTTAAATGTGACGCCATCAGAGGAAGAGTTTGGCCCTGAAGTTTTGCATGCAATTCAATTGAAGGAAAAAAGCAAATTTCCTTTTATGTTCTGAAGCAAGGGGGCCATGCTTTTTTACCAGTGGCCGTCTTGATGAATCAAAATATATAGCTGTTTCTGAACTTTGCTGAGGCAAAGGAGGTCCCTTGTAAATTACTCTCTGAGAAAGATCTTCTCGAAGCTGATGAACGAGTGAGGAACAGAAGGTCCCAGTTTATCTTCTCTCTTACCAATTGTAGGAGGAGGCCGCTGATGAGTCATCAGCCCAGAAGGTCACACTGACTAGTTTAGAAATTTAATAGTAGTATGCTTTTAGGTAT
It includes:
- the LOC113707490 gene encoding uncharacterized protein; its protein translation is MKDDWVTAALFDDSVVAELLSRLKQSSSPSSSSFSCQPPKPLCLPFGWGHRQPRSKPTATKKDSTTNTAPTTTRCSPTTPLSWSGGAASPSDGAYDDCSTRPLLSTSSSSSDPSRSKGAFAIDAANVYSNNKKSKKKRTFAELKEEEDLLLKERVTLKRELASLHVTLEEQKARSENLKRFKIDLNLQTSGEMCGTTGGDGQVVDPIKCSEMEVSTGDHAHHPSMPRFAVQDGFVSSGSSRVETDVDLQESCFVLPDLNVTPSEEEFGPEVLHAIQLKEKSKFPFMF